The following proteins are co-located in the Pseudomonas sp. DY-1 genome:
- the rpsO gene encoding 30S ribosomal protein S15: MALSVTEKAQIVNEYKQAEGDTGSPEVQVALLTANINKLQDHFKANGKDHHSRRGLIRMVNQRRKLLDYLKGKDTSRYSALIGRLGLRR; encoded by the coding sequence ATGGCACTGAGCGTTACTGAAAAAGCCCAGATCGTTAACGAGTACAAGCAAGCTGAAGGCGATACCGGTTCTCCGGAAGTGCAGGTTGCCCTGCTGACCGCCAACATCAACAAGCTGCAGGATCACTTCAAGGCCAACGGCAAAGACCACCACTCCCGTCGTGGTCTGATCCGCATGGTTAACCAGCGCCGTAAGCTGCTGGACTACCTGAAGGGTAAGGACACCTCTCGTTACAGCGCCCTGATCGGTCGTCTGGGTCTGCGTCGCTAA
- the rbfA gene encoding 30S ribosome-binding factor RbfA — translation MAKDYSRTQRIGDQMQREMALLIQREIKDPRLGLVTITAVDVSRDLSHAKVFITVMGQDDNAEKVKLNLDILQDAAGFLRMQLGKAMKLRSVPQLHFHYDASIRRGAELSALIERAVAEDRKHQGSDEE, via the coding sequence ATGGCTAAAGACTACAGCCGTACCCAACGCATCGGCGACCAGATGCAGCGCGAAATGGCGCTGCTGATCCAGCGTGAGATCAAAGACCCGCGCCTGGGTCTTGTGACCATCACTGCTGTCGACGTGAGCCGTGACCTCTCCCATGCCAAGGTGTTCATCACCGTGATGGGCCAGGATGACAACGCCGAGAAGGTCAAGCTCAACCTCGACATTCTGCAGGACGCCGCGGGCTTCCTGCGTATGCAGCTCGGCAAGGCCATGAAACTGCGCAGCGTGCCGCAATTGCACTTCCACTACGACGCCAGCATCCGGCGTGGCGCCGAACTGTCGGCGCTGATCGAGCGTGCCGTCGCGGAAGACCGCAAGCACCAGGGCAGCGACGAGGAGTGA
- the truB gene encoding tRNA pseudouridine(55) synthase TruB yields the protein MAQVKRIRRNVSGVLILDKPRGMSSNAALQKVRWLLNAEKAGHTGSLDPLATGVLPLCFGEATKFSQYLLDADKGYETLAQLGITTSTGDAEGEVTERREVTVGREDIEALLPRFRGEIKQIPPMYSALKKDGQPLYKLARAGEVVEREARSVTIARLDLLACENSQARMAVACSKGTYIRTLVEDLGQALGCGAHVAELRRTQAGPFVLAQAISLETLEKVHAEGGSEALDQFLLPVDSGLEHWPLIQLTEHSAYYWLHGQPVRAPEAPKFGMMRVQDHTGRFIGIGEVSDDGRVAPRRLIRSE from the coding sequence GTGGCCCAGGTAAAACGTATTCGCCGTAATGTCAGCGGTGTGCTGATACTCGACAAGCCGCGCGGCATGAGTTCCAACGCTGCGCTGCAGAAGGTGCGTTGGCTGCTCAATGCCGAGAAAGCCGGCCATACCGGCAGCCTCGACCCGTTGGCTACCGGTGTGTTGCCGCTGTGCTTCGGCGAGGCGACCAAGTTCTCCCAGTACCTCTTGGATGCCGACAAGGGTTACGAAACCCTGGCCCAGCTCGGCATTACCACCTCCACCGGCGATGCCGAAGGTGAAGTGACCGAGCGTCGCGAAGTGACCGTTGGTCGCGAGGACATAGAAGCTCTGCTGCCGCGTTTTCGTGGCGAAATCAAGCAGATACCACCGATGTACTCCGCTCTCAAGAAGGACGGCCAGCCCCTCTACAAGCTGGCGCGTGCTGGCGAAGTAGTGGAGCGCGAGGCGCGTTCTGTTACTATTGCGCGCCTGGATTTACTGGCCTGTGAAAACAGTCAGGCAAGAATGGCGGTAGCCTGCAGCAAGGGCACCTATATCCGTACCCTGGTCGAGGATCTTGGCCAGGCCCTGGGATGTGGAGCCCATGTGGCGGAGCTGCGCCGGACCCAGGCGGGCCCCTTCGTGCTGGCCCAGGCAATCAGCCTGGAGACCCTGGAGAAGGTCCACGCCGAAGGCGGTAGCGAGGCACTCGATCAGTTCCTCCTGCCGGTCGACAGCGGACTGGAACACTGGCCGCTGATCCAGCTTACCGAGCACAGCGCGTACTACTGGCTACATGGCCAACCGGTACGAGCCCCGGAAGCGCCGAAGTTCGGCATGATGCGAGTTCAGGATCATACCGGTCGCTTCATCGGTATCGGTGAAGTGAGCGATGACGGGCGCGTTGCGCCGCGTCGACTGATTCGGTCGGAATGA